The following are from one region of the Falco cherrug isolate bFalChe1 chromosome 19, bFalChe1.pri, whole genome shotgun sequence genome:
- the CGN gene encoding cingulin isoform X2: MEWPASAAMEEKQSPVDYGVQIRFINDLQEPRRPPKTRSKPGSYGVAVRVQGIAGQPFVVLNSGEKGGDSFGVQIKSQGSYPNPPAGPWLSGSLSSDSDLPENPYAGRPPQRGSSCSTSDEEASSASTAPKAPPGKRLLREELRRSQSHGDLLSATMDQPFATGAPWAGGSRQPRALAGSRSSSMMNIAPERSKAAGSRAVGKDASSDTEAAAAAGGSDVDTKPLSSVDSLISKFDGKVQPRGRAARRGRIPSEERKRSQSLDGRISHRDVPDAGELSGAQRQAGSLRPQPPVPTSSLGRLSRAGGMEDRGARSPRPSRGVEEPMAERLQSKARAELQLKSTPDLLRDQREVTQPGSSEHPKEVIYSILKEGSSESEISLKRKTARLLERMQELAAPTKDAACSQPQHRELAKKVEELQEKLDEETKLRQKLELPREPARSSSARALEARLREAEGESQRLREALDKKTQELQRSLQELSELKSAKEQAETRLGDCGEQLLVLHQELNHLRQGSGTSPDGDALYKELLETREELEEALSSKQRQEEQLRLRERELTALKGALKEEVASHDKELDRVRQQYQSDMDQLRRSMEDISQDQASLESERQKINAVVRNLQRELEESTEETGHWRDMFQKNKDELRNTKQELLQVKLEREEFEEELRELRERFAAAREEADQARSSAVDPSELEALRKELRQARETQRELVAEKQSQEEQLRQRERELAALRGTMQEEASSRDGELERYRRDLQQLQQERDEATKAKASLESTREASEQARKTVESSLREVQEQNDDLRRKILGMEMQLKEYERLGENWEGSQARLKEKVTKLEAERRQMEESLGEAMEREQELLMAKRSLETRLEEAQRSLARLTQEHQELSVSYQDEQRQKEQLKRAKSELEEQKRLLDRTTEKLNKELEQMTEESHSSLTMLKSQLEEFKEKSRKEITDSQKQAKDRGAEVEKMQFSMGRLQDEVARLKQALQDSQAERESVLLDKEVLLQRLHNLEQEMETKKRSQDDRSRHVKALEEKSKRLEVELDEERTTVELLTERVNRSRDQIDQLRAELLQERSSRQDLECDKASLERQNKELKNRLASSEGLQKPSSSVSQLEARVEELQDKLQAEEREKSVLLSSNRKLERKVKELTIQIDDERQHVSNQKDQLSLRVKALKRQVDEAEEEIERLEGARKKAQRELEEQHELNEQLQNRIKALEKEAWRKATRSATDSSLQDDQLSSDEEFDSAYGPSSIASLLNEASLQTSSC; the protein is encoded by the exons ATGGAGTGGCCGGCGAGTGCGGCGATGGAAGAGAAGCAGAGCCCCGTGGACTACGGTGTCCAGATCCGCTTCATCAATGACCTGCAGGAGCCCCGGAGACCCCCCAAGACACGCAGCAAGCCCGGCTCCTACGGGGTGGCCGTGCGGGTGCAGGGCATCGCGGGGCAGCCCTTCGTGGTCCTCAACAGCGGTGAGAAGGGCGGCGACTCCTTCGGGGTGCAGATCAAGAGCCAGGGCTCCTACCCCaacccccccgccggcccctgGCTCTCCGGCTCCCTCAGCTCTGACTCGGACCTGCCGGAGAACCCCTACGCTGGGCGGCCGCCCCAGCGCGGCTCGTCCTGCAGCACGTCGGATGAGGAGGCGAGCAGCGCCTCGACGGCCCCCAAGGCTCCGCCGGGCAAGCGGCTGCTCCGGGAGGAGCTGCGGAGGTCGCAGTCCCACGGGGATCTGCTCAGTGCCACCATGGACCAGCCCTTTGCCACCGGTGCTCCATGGGCCGGTGGCAgccggcagccccgggcccTGGCcggcagcagaagcagcagcatgatgAACATCGCGCCAGAGCGGAGCAAGGCCGCTGGCTCCAGGGCCGTGGGCAAGGACGCCTCCTCGGACAcggaggctgcagcagccgcCGGCGGCAGCGACGTAGACACCAAACCCCTCTCCTCGGTGGATTCCCTCATCAGCAAATTTGACGGGAAGGTGCAGCCGCGAGGGCGGGCGGCCAGGAGGGGCCGGATCCCCTCGGAGGAGAGGAAACGCTCGCAGAGCCTGGACGGCCGCATCTCCCACCGCGACGTGCCGGATGCTGGGGAGCTGAGTGGTGCCCAGCGCCAGGCTGGCAGCCttcgcccccagcccccagtgcccaccagcagcctgggcCGCCTGAGCAGAGCCGGGGGGATGGAGGACAGGGGGGCGAGGAGCCCACGGCCAAGCCGGGGCGTGGAGGAGCCCATGGCCGAGCggctgcagagcaaagcccGTGCGGAGCTACAG CTCAAATCCACCCCGGACCTGCTGCGGGACCAGCGGGAGGTcacccagcctggcagcagcgaGCACCCCAAGGAGGTCATCTACAGCATCCTGAAGGAGGG GAGCAGCGAGAGCGAAATCTCCCTGAAGAGGAAAACTGCCCGGCTGCTGGAGAGGATGCAGGAGCTGGCG GCACCCACCAAGGACGCGGCGTgttcccagcctcagcaccGTGAGCTGGCCAAGaaggtggaggagctgcaggagaagctggaTGAGGAGACCAAG CTGCGCCAGAAGctggagctgcccagggagccggcgaggagcagctctgctcgGGCGCTGGAGGCCCGGCTGCGGGAGGCCGAAGGGGAGAGCCAGCGCCTGCGTGAGGCCCTGGACAAGAAaacccaggagctgcagagaagtTTGCAAGA GCTGAGCGAGCTGAAATCGGCCAAGGAGCAGGCGGAGACCCGGCTGGGCGACTGCGGggagcagctgttggtgctGCACCAAGAGCTCAACCACCTGCGCCAGGGCTCCGGCACGTCCCCGGACGGCGATGCCCTGTACAAG GAGTTGCTGGAGAccagggaggagctggaggaggccCTGAGCTCCAAGCAGcggcaggaggagcagctgcGGCTGCGGGAGCGGGAGCTGACGGCGCTGAAGGGAGCCCTCAAGGAGGAGGTGGCCAGCCACGACAAGGAGCTCGACCGCGTCCGGCAGCAGTACCAAAGCGACATGGACCAGCTGCGGCGCAGCATGGAGGACATCTCACAG GATCAGGCCAGCCTGGAGTCAGAGAGGCAGAAGATCAATGCTGTGGTGAGGAACCTGCAGCgggagctggaggagagcaCAGAGGAGACGGGACACTGGCGGGACATGTTCCAGAAGAACAAGGACGAGCTCCGCAACACCAAGCAGGA gctgctgcaggtgaaGCTGGAGCGGGAGGAGTTTGAGGAGGAGCTGCGGGAGCTGCGGGAACGCTTCGCAGCTGCCCGGGAGGAGGCGGACCAGGCGCGGAGCAGCGCGGTGGACCCCAGCGAGCTGGAGGCGCTGAGGAAg GAGCTGCGGCAGGCACGGGAGACGCAGCGGGAGCTGGTGGCGgagaagcagagccaggaggagcAGCTGCGGCAGCGGGAGCGGGAGCTGGCGGCGCTGAGGGGCACCATGCAGGAGGAGGCGTCCAGCCGCGATGGGGAGCTGGAGCGGTACCGCAGggacctgcagcagctccagcaggagcGGGACGAGGCCACCAAG GCAAAGGCATCCCTGGAGAGCACGCGGGAAGCATCGGAGCAGGCGAGGAAGACTGTGGAGTCCAGCCTGCGGGAGGTACAGGAGCAGAATGACGACCTGAGGAGGAAGATCCTTGGGATGGAGATGCAGCTGAAGGAGTACGAGCGCCTGGGCGAGAACTGGGAGGGCTCCCAGGCACGGCTCAAGGAGAAGGTCACCAAACTGGAG GCAGAGCGCAGGCAGATGGAGGAGTCGCTGGGCGAAGCCATGGAgcgggagcaggagctgctgatggCCAAGCGGTCGCTGGAGACCCGCTTGGAGGAGGCACAGCGGAGCCTGGCCCGGCTGACGCAGGAGCACCAGGAGCTGAGCGTGTCCTACCAGGACGAGCAGCGGCAGAAGGAGCAGCTCAAGCGCGCAAAGAGCgagctggaggagcagaagcGCCTGCTCGACCGCACCACGGAGAAGCTGAACAAAGAG CTGGAGCAGATGACAGAGGAGTCACACAGCTCGCTGACCATGCTGAAGTCGCAGCTGGAGGAGTTCAAGGAGAAGTCGCGGAAGGAGATCACGGACTCCCAAAAACAAGCCAAGGATCGGGGCGCCGAGGTGGAGAAGATGCAGTTCAGCATGGGACGGCTGCAGGACGAG GTCGCTCGGCTGAAGCAAGcgctgcaggacagccaggcGGAGCGGGAGAGCGTGTTGCTGGATAAGGAGGTGCTGCTCCAGCGCCTGCACAACCTCGAGCAGGAGATGGAGACCAAGAAGCGCTCCCAGGACGATCGCTCGCGGCACGTCAAGGCGCTGGAG GAGAAGTCCAAGCGCCTGGAGGTGGAGCTGGACGAGGAGAGAACCACAGTGGAGCTGCTGACGGAGAGGGTCAACCGGAGCAGAGACCAG ATCGACCAGCTgcgggcagagctgctgcaggaacgCTCCAGCCGGCAGGACCTGGAGTGTGACAAAGCCTCGCTGGAGAGGCAG AACAAGGAGCTGAAGAACCGCCTGGCCAGCTCGGAGGGGCTGCAGAAACCCAGCAGCAGCGTCTCGCAGCTGGAGGCGCgggtggaggagctgcaggacaagctgcaggcagaggagag GGAGAAGAGCGTCCTGCTGTCCTCCAACCGCAAGCTGGAGAGGAAGGTGAAGGAGCTGACCATCCAGATCGATGACGAGCGGCAGCACGTCAGCAACCAGAAGGACCAG CTGAGCCTGCGGGTGAAGGCCCTGAAGCGTCAAGTGGAcgaggcagaggaggagattGAGCGGCTGGAGGGCGCCCGAAAGAAGGCGCAGCgagagctggaggagcagcacGAGCTCAACGAGCAGCTGCAGAACCGCATCAAGGCGCTGGAGAAGGAGGCTTG gCGCAAGGCCACCCGTTCAGCCACTGATTCCTCCCTACAAGACGACCAGCTCAGCTCAGATGAGGAGTTCGACAGCGCCTATGGGCCCTCCTCCATCGCCTCGCTGCTCAACGAGGCCAGCCTCCAGACCAGCTCCTGCTGA
- the CGN gene encoding cingulin isoform X1 has translation MSLLISVPPHGTRAAAPAALGVMLRGARAPAAARLRRSAGAWQAAGAAPGCGARLGSLRSPDLWDRRLPSAYPGSGCQGPAAQRADRVLSPGMEWPASAAMEEKQSPVDYGVQIRFINDLQEPRRPPKTRSKPGSYGVAVRVQGIAGQPFVVLNSGEKGGDSFGVQIKSQGSYPNPPAGPWLSGSLSSDSDLPENPYAGRPPQRGSSCSTSDEEASSASTAPKAPPGKRLLREELRRSQSHGDLLSATMDQPFATGAPWAGGSRQPRALAGSRSSSMMNIAPERSKAAGSRAVGKDASSDTEAAAAAGGSDVDTKPLSSVDSLISKFDGKVQPRGRAARRGRIPSEERKRSQSLDGRISHRDVPDAGELSGAQRQAGSLRPQPPVPTSSLGRLSRAGGMEDRGARSPRPSRGVEEPMAERLQSKARAELQLKSTPDLLRDQREVTQPGSSEHPKEVIYSILKEGSSESEISLKRKTARLLERMQELAAPTKDAACSQPQHRELAKKVEELQEKLDEETKLRQKLELPREPARSSSARALEARLREAEGESQRLREALDKKTQELQRSLQELSELKSAKEQAETRLGDCGEQLLVLHQELNHLRQGSGTSPDGDALYKELLETREELEEALSSKQRQEEQLRLRERELTALKGALKEEVASHDKELDRVRQQYQSDMDQLRRSMEDISQDQASLESERQKINAVVRNLQRELEESTEETGHWRDMFQKNKDELRNTKQELLQVKLEREEFEEELRELRERFAAAREEADQARSSAVDPSELEALRKELRQARETQRELVAEKQSQEEQLRQRERELAALRGTMQEEASSRDGELERYRRDLQQLQQERDEATKAKASLESTREASEQARKTVESSLREVQEQNDDLRRKILGMEMQLKEYERLGENWEGSQARLKEKVTKLEAERRQMEESLGEAMEREQELLMAKRSLETRLEEAQRSLARLTQEHQELSVSYQDEQRQKEQLKRAKSELEEQKRLLDRTTEKLNKELEQMTEESHSSLTMLKSQLEEFKEKSRKEITDSQKQAKDRGAEVEKMQFSMGRLQDEVARLKQALQDSQAERESVLLDKEVLLQRLHNLEQEMETKKRSQDDRSRHVKALEEKSKRLEVELDEERTTVELLTERVNRSRDQIDQLRAELLQERSSRQDLECDKASLERQNKELKNRLASSEGLQKPSSSVSQLEARVEELQDKLQAEEREKSVLLSSNRKLERKVKELTIQIDDERQHVSNQKDQLSLRVKALKRQVDEAEEEIERLEGARKKAQRELEEQHELNEQLQNRIKALEKEAWRKATRSATDSSLQDDQLSSDEEFDSAYGPSSIASLLNEASLQTSSC, from the exons ATGTCACTGCTCATCTCTGTCCCTCCCCACGGGACGCGGGCGGCTGCCCCGGCCGCGCTGGGGGTGATGCTGAGGGGCGCCCGAGCTCCGGCTGCAGCGAGGCTGCGGCGTTCCGCAGGCGCCTGGCAGGCAGCGGGAGCAGCGCCCGGCTGCGGAGCCCGGCTGGGATCTCTGCGATCTCCGGATCTCTGGGATCGCCGCCTCCCCTCCGCATACCCGGGGTCTGGCTGCCAGGGGCCAGCGGCACAACGCGCG gaccGCGTGCTGAGCCCTGGGATGGAGTGGCCGGCGAGTGCGGCGATGGAAGAGAAGCAGAGCCCCGTGGACTACGGTGTCCAGATCCGCTTCATCAATGACCTGCAGGAGCCCCGGAGACCCCCCAAGACACGCAGCAAGCCCGGCTCCTACGGGGTGGCCGTGCGGGTGCAGGGCATCGCGGGGCAGCCCTTCGTGGTCCTCAACAGCGGTGAGAAGGGCGGCGACTCCTTCGGGGTGCAGATCAAGAGCCAGGGCTCCTACCCCaacccccccgccggcccctgGCTCTCCGGCTCCCTCAGCTCTGACTCGGACCTGCCGGAGAACCCCTACGCTGGGCGGCCGCCCCAGCGCGGCTCGTCCTGCAGCACGTCGGATGAGGAGGCGAGCAGCGCCTCGACGGCCCCCAAGGCTCCGCCGGGCAAGCGGCTGCTCCGGGAGGAGCTGCGGAGGTCGCAGTCCCACGGGGATCTGCTCAGTGCCACCATGGACCAGCCCTTTGCCACCGGTGCTCCATGGGCCGGTGGCAgccggcagccccgggcccTGGCcggcagcagaagcagcagcatgatgAACATCGCGCCAGAGCGGAGCAAGGCCGCTGGCTCCAGGGCCGTGGGCAAGGACGCCTCCTCGGACAcggaggctgcagcagccgcCGGCGGCAGCGACGTAGACACCAAACCCCTCTCCTCGGTGGATTCCCTCATCAGCAAATTTGACGGGAAGGTGCAGCCGCGAGGGCGGGCGGCCAGGAGGGGCCGGATCCCCTCGGAGGAGAGGAAACGCTCGCAGAGCCTGGACGGCCGCATCTCCCACCGCGACGTGCCGGATGCTGGGGAGCTGAGTGGTGCCCAGCGCCAGGCTGGCAGCCttcgcccccagcccccagtgcccaccagcagcctgggcCGCCTGAGCAGAGCCGGGGGGATGGAGGACAGGGGGGCGAGGAGCCCACGGCCAAGCCGGGGCGTGGAGGAGCCCATGGCCGAGCggctgcagagcaaagcccGTGCGGAGCTACAG CTCAAATCCACCCCGGACCTGCTGCGGGACCAGCGGGAGGTcacccagcctggcagcagcgaGCACCCCAAGGAGGTCATCTACAGCATCCTGAAGGAGGG GAGCAGCGAGAGCGAAATCTCCCTGAAGAGGAAAACTGCCCGGCTGCTGGAGAGGATGCAGGAGCTGGCG GCACCCACCAAGGACGCGGCGTgttcccagcctcagcaccGTGAGCTGGCCAAGaaggtggaggagctgcaggagaagctggaTGAGGAGACCAAG CTGCGCCAGAAGctggagctgcccagggagccggcgaggagcagctctgctcgGGCGCTGGAGGCCCGGCTGCGGGAGGCCGAAGGGGAGAGCCAGCGCCTGCGTGAGGCCCTGGACAAGAAaacccaggagctgcagagaagtTTGCAAGA GCTGAGCGAGCTGAAATCGGCCAAGGAGCAGGCGGAGACCCGGCTGGGCGACTGCGGggagcagctgttggtgctGCACCAAGAGCTCAACCACCTGCGCCAGGGCTCCGGCACGTCCCCGGACGGCGATGCCCTGTACAAG GAGTTGCTGGAGAccagggaggagctggaggaggccCTGAGCTCCAAGCAGcggcaggaggagcagctgcGGCTGCGGGAGCGGGAGCTGACGGCGCTGAAGGGAGCCCTCAAGGAGGAGGTGGCCAGCCACGACAAGGAGCTCGACCGCGTCCGGCAGCAGTACCAAAGCGACATGGACCAGCTGCGGCGCAGCATGGAGGACATCTCACAG GATCAGGCCAGCCTGGAGTCAGAGAGGCAGAAGATCAATGCTGTGGTGAGGAACCTGCAGCgggagctggaggagagcaCAGAGGAGACGGGACACTGGCGGGACATGTTCCAGAAGAACAAGGACGAGCTCCGCAACACCAAGCAGGA gctgctgcaggtgaaGCTGGAGCGGGAGGAGTTTGAGGAGGAGCTGCGGGAGCTGCGGGAACGCTTCGCAGCTGCCCGGGAGGAGGCGGACCAGGCGCGGAGCAGCGCGGTGGACCCCAGCGAGCTGGAGGCGCTGAGGAAg GAGCTGCGGCAGGCACGGGAGACGCAGCGGGAGCTGGTGGCGgagaagcagagccaggaggagcAGCTGCGGCAGCGGGAGCGGGAGCTGGCGGCGCTGAGGGGCACCATGCAGGAGGAGGCGTCCAGCCGCGATGGGGAGCTGGAGCGGTACCGCAGggacctgcagcagctccagcaggagcGGGACGAGGCCACCAAG GCAAAGGCATCCCTGGAGAGCACGCGGGAAGCATCGGAGCAGGCGAGGAAGACTGTGGAGTCCAGCCTGCGGGAGGTACAGGAGCAGAATGACGACCTGAGGAGGAAGATCCTTGGGATGGAGATGCAGCTGAAGGAGTACGAGCGCCTGGGCGAGAACTGGGAGGGCTCCCAGGCACGGCTCAAGGAGAAGGTCACCAAACTGGAG GCAGAGCGCAGGCAGATGGAGGAGTCGCTGGGCGAAGCCATGGAgcgggagcaggagctgctgatggCCAAGCGGTCGCTGGAGACCCGCTTGGAGGAGGCACAGCGGAGCCTGGCCCGGCTGACGCAGGAGCACCAGGAGCTGAGCGTGTCCTACCAGGACGAGCAGCGGCAGAAGGAGCAGCTCAAGCGCGCAAAGAGCgagctggaggagcagaagcGCCTGCTCGACCGCACCACGGAGAAGCTGAACAAAGAG CTGGAGCAGATGACAGAGGAGTCACACAGCTCGCTGACCATGCTGAAGTCGCAGCTGGAGGAGTTCAAGGAGAAGTCGCGGAAGGAGATCACGGACTCCCAAAAACAAGCCAAGGATCGGGGCGCCGAGGTGGAGAAGATGCAGTTCAGCATGGGACGGCTGCAGGACGAG GTCGCTCGGCTGAAGCAAGcgctgcaggacagccaggcGGAGCGGGAGAGCGTGTTGCTGGATAAGGAGGTGCTGCTCCAGCGCCTGCACAACCTCGAGCAGGAGATGGAGACCAAGAAGCGCTCCCAGGACGATCGCTCGCGGCACGTCAAGGCGCTGGAG GAGAAGTCCAAGCGCCTGGAGGTGGAGCTGGACGAGGAGAGAACCACAGTGGAGCTGCTGACGGAGAGGGTCAACCGGAGCAGAGACCAG ATCGACCAGCTgcgggcagagctgctgcaggaacgCTCCAGCCGGCAGGACCTGGAGTGTGACAAAGCCTCGCTGGAGAGGCAG AACAAGGAGCTGAAGAACCGCCTGGCCAGCTCGGAGGGGCTGCAGAAACCCAGCAGCAGCGTCTCGCAGCTGGAGGCGCgggtggaggagctgcaggacaagctgcaggcagaggagag GGAGAAGAGCGTCCTGCTGTCCTCCAACCGCAAGCTGGAGAGGAAGGTGAAGGAGCTGACCATCCAGATCGATGACGAGCGGCAGCACGTCAGCAACCAGAAGGACCAG CTGAGCCTGCGGGTGAAGGCCCTGAAGCGTCAAGTGGAcgaggcagaggaggagattGAGCGGCTGGAGGGCGCCCGAAAGAAGGCGCAGCgagagctggaggagcagcacGAGCTCAACGAGCAGCTGCAGAACCGCATCAAGGCGCTGGAGAAGGAGGCTTG gCGCAAGGCCACCCGTTCAGCCACTGATTCCTCCCTACAAGACGACCAGCTCAGCTCAGATGAGGAGTTCGACAGCGCCTATGGGCCCTCCTCCATCGCCTCGCTGCTCAACGAGGCCAGCCTCCAGACCAGCTCCTGCTGA
- the PSMB4 gene encoding proteasome subunit beta type-4: MEVGGARAPPPFWAGGPAPGQTYIPGAPGSAAGRTLSPMVTGTSVLGVKFDGGVIIAADMMGSYGSLARFRSISRLLKVNDTTMLGASGDYADFQYLKQIIDQMVIDEELLGDGHSYSPKAIHSWLTRVMYNRRSKINPLWNTVIIGGYYNGESFLGYVDMLGVAYEAPTLATGYGAYLAQPLMREVLEKKSSLTKEEARDLIERCMKILYYRDARSFNRYEVAIATEKGVEVEGPLTLEANWDIAHLVSGFE, translated from the exons ATGGAGGTCGGGGGAGCGCGGGCGCCGCCGCCGTTCTGGGCcgggggcccggccccggggcagACGTACATTCCCGGCGCGCCCGGCTCCGCCGCCGGCCGGACGCT GAGCCCCATGGTGACGGGCACCTCGGTGCTGGGAGTGAAGTTCGACGGGGGCGTGATCATCGCCGCGGACATGATGGGCTCCTACGGCTCCCTCGCCCGCTTCCGCAGCATCTCCAGGCTCCTCAAGGTGAATGACACCACCATGCTGGGTGCGTCCGGTGACTACGCCGATTTCCAGTACCTCAAGCAGATCATCGACCAGATGGT AATCGATGAGGAGCTGTTGGGAGATGGCCACAGTTACAGCCCGAAAGCCATTCATTCGTGGCTGACGAGGGTCATGTACAACCGGAGGTCCAAGATAAATCCGCTCTGGAACACTGTCATCATCGGAGGGTACTACAATGGCGAGAG CTTCCTAGGTTACGTGGACATGCTTGGCGTGGCCTATGAAGCCCCTACGCTTGCTACAGGTTACGGAGCGTACCTTGCTCAG ccCCTGATGAGAGAAGTCTTAGAGAAGAAATCCAGCCTGACGAAGGAGGAGGCCCGTGACTTGATTGAGCGTTGCATGAAAATCTTGTATTACAGAGATGCCCGATCATTCAACAGA TACGAAGTAGCTATTGCAACAGAGAAAGGCGTGGAGGTGGAAGGACCATTGACCCTGGAAGCCAACTGGGACATTGCACACCTTGTCAG TGGCTTTGAGTGA